The Hevea brasiliensis isolate MT/VB/25A 57/8 chromosome 1, ASM3005281v1, whole genome shotgun sequence DNA segment ACTAGATATGACTCCCCTTGGAATCATATTTAGATCCATGGTAAAAGTCAAGTTCAGATATTTCAGATTTACCAACATTTTCAACTCAACTGGCAATTGCCTTATCTTCGTATTTGACAGATTAAGATATTGCAAGGAGttcaattttgatatttccaCGGGCAATTCCCTCATATCAGTGTCTGAGAGGTCCAGAACATTTAGGGCATCCATGCACTGAAAGAAACCATCACTGATCTCCCTCAAATTATCATTATAACTCAGAAATAAAGTCAAGAGATCAGGACATCTAGGAACTTCATGACATCTAGGAACTTCATGGATTCTCTCGAAGGAGTTTGCCATCAGGGACATCCGTTTTGACCGTTCCCATTTTCCAACCTCTGGTACTTGAGTTAATTGGGCACCCGCTTTCACAAAAAACttgtgcttttctttttcataataacATGCTATCCACAGAGCCATGTCACGAATTACATCATGCATTTTCACATGTTCGCCTTGCTCTTCCAATAAACATGCCCCAACAAGTGAACCGATTATAGAATATGACTCATTGCGATCACCAAAATTCTCACAAATCCAATAATCTACCAATCTACCTTTGGGAATTTCAAAGTCTTCCGAAAATAAAGAACAATATAAGAAACAAGATTTAACTTTATCACTACTCAGACTATCATAACTAAATTTCAATCGTTCAAATACCTCCTTCATATCTTGacctaactcatcctccatgagGCTTAGGGCAGAACCTCTTAGTACCTTAAGAGCATGCTTccattcttcctttttctttctgcTGGCCATGGCTCCACCAATGGTAATGAGTGCAATTGGCAACCCTCTACACTCTTTAGCAACATCTTGAGCCAGAGGAACAATTTCAAGACGAATATCCCCCACCTTCTTCTGAAACAATGCCCAAGCTTCTTCCCAATCCAAAGGTTTCACTTTTATCATCTCTTCAGCTTCCATTTTCCGGCCTACTCTGTCAGAGCGTGTTGTGAATACTATCTTGCATCTGTTTTGTCTAGTAGGTAGAGGAACCCCAATTTCTTTAAGTTCAACTTTCCGCCATATGTCATCTAACAATAATACAAATTTCTTTCTACTCAGTACACCAAATATGTCATCCGCTTTCTCACGGaagcttttctttttccatttcttATCCAAAAAGCCAATTCTTTTCCAAATCTGCTCTTGAATCTTCTCACTTTTCAAATCTTTAGAAACCACAGCCGAAATCACAACATCAAAATTATTAGATATAGTGGCAAATCTATTGTTGATTTGAGTAAGGAGAGTAGTTTTACCGACTCCCCCCATACCGTATATGCCAAAAATTCCCACCTGATCTCCCGTGATGAAGCTCCATGCCTTGTCTAAGGTAGTTTCAGTGCCCACTGTTGGATTAACATTTCCTACTACCACTGGTTCTGGAAGTGTCCTCTCAACCACTTGCTTAAAATCTCCTTTGGCTTTTAACGCAATCACATCTTCTAATTTTTTGGCGACCCTTCCCACGAACATGAAATTGGAAATATCTCCATCTAGCAATTTCTGAACTTGTTGTGCACCATCTCTTTCGAGCTCCTCTGCTTCGGTTATCATCGCTTCCGCCATCGAAACCCACAATAGAACTTCTTGCAGTGCCTTCTTTTGTTGTCCTTCCTCTAAGTCAACCCTCCGCCTCACATCCTCCTTTGAAGCGCGTAATTCAAGTATTGCAGTCTTTAAAGCTTTGAGATCAGCTTTAAGTTGGGCAGCAGGGGCCGTGATAACCACTTCTTTGAATTCACGTTCGCTCATCAAACCCACCACATGTTTGAGGTTTCTGGAAACGCTTTTCCCAAACATGTAGGTGGACTTACAGTTCTTGGAGCAACAG contains these protein-coding regions:
- the LOC131182951 gene encoding probable disease resistance protein At5g63020, yielding MGNVFSIQCGDALIGRCWDCVAGQALYVCQLEDNLQELETARDKLRERRNDVMRMVISEVTPQTVPLDGVRGWLSRVDKTITEVNSLLNRATRERQKLCLAGCCSKNCKSTYMFGKSVSRNLKHVVGLMSEREFKEVVITAPAAQLKADLKALKTAILELRASKEDVRRRVDLEEGQQKKALQEVLLWVSMAEAMITEAEELERDGAQQVQKLLDGDISNFMFVGRVAKKLEDVIALKAKGDFKQVVERTLPEPVVVGNVNPTVGTETTLDKAWSFITGDQVGIFGIYGMGGVGKTTLLTQINNRFATISNNFDVVISAVVSKDLKSEKIQEQIWKRIGFLDKKWKKKSFREKADDIFGVLSRKKFVLLLDDIWRKVELKEIGVPLPTRQNRCKIVFTTRSDRVGRKMEAEEMIKVKPLDWEEAWALFQKKVGDIRLEIVPLAQDVAKECRGLPIALITIGGAMASRKKKEEWKHALKVLRGSALSLMEDELGQDMKEVFERLKFSYDSLSSDKVKSCFLYCSLFSEDFEIPKGRLVDYWICENFGDRNESYSIIGSLVGACLLEEQGEHVKMHDVIRDMALWIACYYEKEKHKFFVKAGAQLTQVPEVGKWERSKRMSLMANSFERIHEVPRCHEVPRCPDLLTLFLSYNDNLREISDGFFQCMDALNVLDLSDTDMRELPVEISKLNSLQYLNLSNTKIRQLPVELKMLVNLKYLNLTFTMDLNMIPRGVISSLSSLQVLEMDGAGIFEVQKGKDNILSEDNLLIEELQCLEHLNVLSSTIKSVSGLQSYVDTLTLLNSTRALSLELFRGPQSLNIWWLTNMKNLEVLVIFGGNSEDLAVDVVMEEIETHDDTGGGLGNSMISRKTCFNSLKILELRGSLRLKDLTWIILAPNLTYLHVSENKHIEEIISVEKIADVQVGDENFNPFFKLEYLDLEELPDLKSIYPKALSFPSLERINVYKCPQLKKLPLNSSSANGGKVKIEAEERWWKDVEWEDDSTKTTFLPCFVPSRYEY